In Cotesia glomerata isolate CgM1 linkage group LG1, MPM_Cglom_v2.3, whole genome shotgun sequence, one genomic interval encodes:
- the LOC123265372 gene encoding uncharacterized protein LOC123265372, with protein MPTCASDNSLHFYGSRSPSGSRSNSVSPILSSSPLSSSPTQMNMMTNFKRSISDMSNSSQSSTWSEKSASSAVAAPTIMLRRNKCKHQNQPPSVSSPPIDNKQHPKINIPKRGILIRLIMWYFNFIVHIVSGTINTTLFMMRAPTVWASFWVCIFFVILQLPLTFLKYFISILYTPASELARHKRCVLISGGSTVQAVHLARNFHKAGARVIVCEIEGLFSLARFSIACSKFYTVPRPSLNNAMEYIKALKNIVEKEKATYYIPVSSTSPAYYDALAKIHLETLGCECFVPCASEVTALDDPLELLKRCQSAGLTTPVYFVLKSVDDALLLYETGALRSDRHMMLAAGPAGLRDRIKLALPPSAQEFQNIRHDISDKKPWVVIRDPGGPHYITCTTVKNSKVVANVICRVDEAKGLIPETRNDIQQWLELFFARSFSLMPISGHLSFRLVASENNEIFPIGCRVGVGLPYVCLTSVHPRLVWRPCRHFSRQSSGPLLVGEPCQIKEKAFPSALKQAADKATNFFGSVLNKREALFVYWDPLPYCAYYHLQLPFIRIAGALRAQPHQHNPPLAVVQ; from the coding sequence atGCCGACTTGCGCGAGTGACAATTCTTTACACTTTTATGGATCTAGAAGTCCGTCTGGATCACGCAGCAATAGCGTGTCGCCAATATTGTCAAGCTCTCCTCTCTCTAGCTCGCCGACGCAAATGAACATGATGACAAACTTTAAACGTTCTATTTCAGACATGTCAAACTCGTCTCAATCTTCTACCTGGTCTGAAAAGTCTGCTAGTAGTGCAGTAGCAGCACCCACGATAATGTTGCGTAGGAATAAATGTAAGCATCAAAATCAACCACCATCAGTATCATCACCACCAATTGATAACAAACAGCATCCAAAAATCAACATACCTAAACGGGGTATTTTGATACGTTTAATAATGTGGTACTTTAATTTCATTGTTCACATCGTCAGTGGTACGATAAACACAACATTATTCATGATGCGAGCTCCAACAGTTTGGGCTTCTTTTTGGGTCTGCATATTTTTCGTGATTCTCCAGTTGCCTCTGACATTCCTTAAATATTTCATCTCTATTCTCTATACACCGGCATCTGAGCTAGCTCGTCACAAAAGATGCGTGTTGATAAGCGGTGGAAGTACCGTCCAAGCTGTACATCTCGCCAGAAATTTTCACAAAGCAGGCGCGAGAGTAATCGTCTGTGAAATAGAAGGTTTATTTAGTCTAGCACGCTTCTCTATAGCTTGCTCAAAGTTCTACACAGTCCCACGACCCAGCTTGAACAACGCAATGGAGTACATAAAAGCATTGAAAAATATCGTCGAAAAAGAAAAAGCTACCTATTATATACCAGTGAGTTCAACGAGCCCAGCTTACTATGACGCGTTAGCAAAAATTCATTTAGAGACACTGGGTTGTGAGTGTTTTGTGCCTTGTGCCAGTGAAGTAACAGCTCTAGATGACCCTttggaattattaaaacgTTGCCAGTCTGCGGGATTAACAACTCCAGTTTATTTTGTTCTGAAATCCGTTGATGATGCTTTGTTGCTCTACGAAACTGGAGCGCTAAGATCCGACAGACACATGATGCTGGCAGCAGGTCCAGCTGGTCTTCGAGATCGCATCAAACTCGCCTTACCGCCAAGTGCTCAAGAGTTTCAAAATATTCGTCACGATATCAGTGACAAGAAGCCTTGGGTAGTAATCCGTGACCCGGGAGGTCCTCATTACATTACTTGTACGacagttaaaaattcaaaggTGGTCGCCAATGTTATTTGCCGAGTTGATGAAGCTAAAGGCTTGATACCAGAGACGAGGAACGATATTCAGCAGTGGCTGGAACTTTTCTTCGCGCGCTCCTTCAGCTTGATGCCTATCAGCGGTCACCTGAGCTTCAGACTGGTCGCTTCTGAAAATAATGAGATCTTTCCAATAGGATGTCGCGTTGGTGTGGGCTTACCTTATGTCTGTTTGACGAGTGTCCATCCGCGACTAGTTTGGCGACCCTGCAGGCACTTTTCACGGCAAAGCTCGGGTCCACTGCTGGTCGGTGAACCCTGTCAGATCAAAGAAAAAGCTTTTCCAAGTGCCTTAAAGCAGGCTGCTGATAAAGCAACCAATTTCTTCGGCAGTGTCCTCAACAAAAGGGAAGCTCTTTTTGTTTACTGGGACCCTTTGCCTTACTGCGCTTACTATCATCTTCAATTGCCGTTCATACGCATTGCAGGAGCGCTCAGGGCGCAGCCTCATCAACATAATCCACCTCTTGCTGTTGTACAGTGA
- the LOC123264564 gene encoding chromosome-associated kinesin KIF4-like gives MPPKRRRVRTKQVEPFVHPALEEEEAAAPDITLEQAKNRIKELEEQLRVMSLQNHQGNNSVLVNQTLDPSKVRSKSAVDSPRVKKTRRGSSNVLKKDQNAGCSCSGDCGSKRCGCVKKDKSCSEFCRCTDLCKNQVDRASEDEDDEDKENVQTRKKETKKKVEKNPAPNERVTRNRQVKMMNEDSSSDGTPIRPSKPKSLFNTPEPENRSYSSETSPEEESIINPMKPRHQLPRSPPNKSMNTLNNSELGLDVTVENRSPSPNVSSTNTIVNETNTSLQVNSCKLEVPSPASNPMKPRHKLAHSPIAGPSSDRTTRSKSKSPNLKKNTSGYDDDDVFLSVSMADSSKPIVSPTPPPDIFKEKVDWDQHQSNLVECRKCHRKFFAYRIDTHERSCKKI, from the exons ATGCCTCCAAAACGACGTCGAGTAAGAACTAAACAAGTTGAGCCTTTtgt acatcCAGCTCTTGAAGAGGAAGAAGCAGCAGCTCCAGATATCACTCTAGAGCAAGCTAAAAATCGAATTAAGGAATTAGAAGAGCAACTCCGGGTTATGTCATTGCAGAATCACCAGGGTAACAACAGTGTCCTGGTAAATCAAACACTTGATCCGTCAAAAGTTCGTTCGAAGAGTGCAGTAGATTCACCGAGAGTCAAAAAAACCCGTAGAGGCTCTTCCAATGTTCTCAAGAAAGACCAGAATGCAGGATGTTCATGCAGTGGTGACTGTGGATCCAAGAGATGTGGCTGtgttaaaaaagataaatctTGCAGCGAGTTTTGTAGATGCACTGATTTGTGTAAGAACCAg GTTGACCGAGCAAGTGAAGATGAAGACGATGAAGATAAAGAGAACGTGCAAACCCGTAAAAAAGAGACCAAAAAGAAAGTTGAGAAAAATCCAGCACCGAACGAACGTGTTACTCGTAATCGTCAGGTGAAAATGATGAATGAGGATTCAAGTTCGGACGGAACTCCAATACGACCTTCTAAACCAAAGTCGCTTTTTAATACTCCTGAACCGGAGAACCGTTCTTATAGTAGTGAAACATCGCCTGaagaa GAAAGTATTATAAACCCGATGAAGCCAAGACACCAACTACCGCGTAGTCCTCCAAATAAAAGTATGAATACTCTTAATAATTCAGAGCTTGGACTTGATGTTACAGTTGAAAATCGTTCACCGTCACCGAATGTATCGAGCACCAATACAATTGTCAATGAAACGAACACATCTTTACAAGTCAATTCATGTAAGCTTGAAGTGCCCTCACCCGCAAGTAATCCCATGAAGCCTAGACATAAATTAGCGCACAGTCCAATTGCTGGTCCGTCATCGGATCGTACCACTCGGTCGAAATCTAAATCGCCAAACTTGAAGAAAAATACTTCCGGTTATGACGATGACgatgtatttttatctgtTTCAATGGCAGATTCATCGAAGCCTATTGTATCACCGACTCCACCACCGG atattttcaaagaaaaagtTGATTGGGATCAACACCAATCTAACCTGGTTGAATGTCGTAAATGTCACCGTAAGTTTTTTGCTTACCGTATTGATACTCATGAaagaagttgcaaaaaaatttaa